The sequence ACCATGAGCTGGAAATTTGTTATAGGTGATGGAATCAACACATTGGCCGTTTTGATCATATAATCCTACATACTCTCCACCTGCATCAAGTTTGAAGTTTGTGTGATTTTCAACGTTTTTTTTGTCAGCAAAAAAAAGTACAAATCCTCCCGGACGAATAAACGTGTTCTTCGGAATGGTCCATTTATGGATTTTCTTGTTGTTGTCCGATAAGGTAAATCCCCCAATGTCACATGTCGCATTTCCAGAATTGTATAATTCAATCCAATCGGGGCGTTTGCCTTTCCCTAGAACAAAAATTTCGTTAATAACAATATGTTGTGCTTCAGCTATTGAAGAAACTATTATTGAAAATAAAATAAACAGGTTTATGAAATATATTTTCATATCATTTTTGATGGGTTATATCTGCTTTTGAACTCTCAAACTGTATCCTGTACAAATTCGCATACACCCCGCACCGTTGCAGCAGTTCCTCGTGTTTTCCCACATCCATAATCTCTCCCCTGTTCATGACTACAATGCGGTCCGCAGAGATGACCGTTGAAAGGCGATGGGCAATGACAATGCTTGTTCTGCCCTGCATGAGGTTGTCCAAAGCCTTCTGGACAATGGACTCGGATTCCGTGTCCAAAGCACTGGTGGCCTCGTCCATGATGAGCAGAGATGGGTTTTTGAGAATGGCCCGGGCAATGGTGATGCGTTGTTTTTGGCCGCCCGAGAGCTTGACCCCGCGTTCACCTACAATGGTGTCGTAGCCGTCTGGAAGTTCCTGGATGAATCCGTGGGCATAGGCGGCTTGTGCTGCCTGTATGATCTGATGGGGATCAATGTTTGTTTGGCTATAGGCGATATTCTCGGCAATGGAGGCGTTAAAGAGAAAGGCGTCCTGGGAGACAATGCCGATGCCTTTACGCAAACTTTCCAGGGTGAATTCTGTTAGAGGCGTATTATTGAGCAGAATCTGTCCCGTTTGGGGATCGTGGAATCGGGGAATCAGCCCAGCCAACGTTGTTTTGCCCGATCCGCTGGAACCCACGATGGCGACTCGTTCACCCGCTTTGATATCAAGGGTGATATCTTGCAGGGCCGGTTCTTCGGTGCCTGGATAGGCAAAGGTGACATGGTCGAAACAAAGGCTTTGAAAGTGGTGATCATAGACGGTGTGCCCCTGGGTTTCCACGTTGATGGTCTTGGAGTCCAGAATTTCAAAAACCCGTTCTGCACCAGCCAGGGCCCGCTGGATGGATAGATTGGCGCTATTGATGCTTTTGAAAGGTTCATAAAGCATGATCAGCCCGGTCATGAAGGAAAAGAACGTCCCCGGGGTTGATTTGCCCGCAATGACCTGGCTGCCTCCGTACCAGATGACAAGACCCATGCCCACGGCGCCAATGAGTTCCATGATGGGCGAAGACATCTCGTTGTACTTTACCCCGCGCACAGCGATTTTGACCAGACCGGCATTTTTTTCTTCGAATTTTTTGTTTTCCAGTTTTTCCGCGGCAAAGGCCTTGACCACGGAAAGTCCGTTGAAGGTTTCCTGGAGCAGGGAGGTGATGGTTGCGATCTGTTTTTGGTTCTTGCGACCTATCTTACGCAGCTTCTTGCCGAAAAAGACAAAGGGCCAGGCCGTAAGGGGCAGGACCAGCAGGGCCCAGAAAGCCAGGTAGGGGTCGCGGTAGATGACCAGTCCAATGAGCCCGACCATGGTGATGCCCTGGCGTATCATGCGGATGAATTCGGGCATGCTGTTGCGGATCAGAGTGACGTCGTTAACCACCCGTGACATGAGCATGCCTACTTGGGATTCATTGAAAAAGCTGGTGGGGAGGCAGATGATCTTGGCATACAATTCGTTACGCAGCTCTTCCAGAACCTTGAGACCGCAATAGTTCATCTCATACTTCTGCAGGAACATGAAAAATCCCTTAAGGGCAAACATGACCACCAGAAGAATGGGAATGAAGAGTAGAGAGGTCTCATCCTTTTCAATGAAGATGTTATCCAGGGCCGGCTTGACCAGAAAGGCGGTTCCAGCTGTGCATGCAGCAACAATGGCCAGGGAAATGAAGGAAAGAATGATCCGGAACTTGTATTTGAAAAAGTATCCGGCCACGCGGCGGGCCAGGTAGAGGCTTTGAATGTGGTCGGGTTTTGTTTTATTTTTCATGAAAATAATGAGAGTAATCGTTTGATTTGCTGGATGAGATAAACTCGACTTTCACGCTTAATCACATAAAAAACGGCAAAAGTACCAGTATATCAGTCTATTACGAGTTGAGTTTTTGTAAGACCCCATTTTGTATTTTGTATCCGATGGCAGCGAGGATAGCTGCCTGATCAGGGTCTGGTTCTTCAAGCATTCTGGCGGGTTTTCTTTTCCCTTTGTGCCAACAGAGGCAACTGTTTAGATTGCGCATGGACTGCATGGCACTGTCGGGACTACATGCGACACCTGCACGATTCAGCCAAAGCGTGGCCAGGCGAAGATAGGTCAAGGCTACTATGCATGAAAATATGTGGCAGCGTATTTTCGAGTCGGTCCAGTGCCACATGGGGCGAAAATTGCTGAATTCACTACCTTTTGTCTGCCTGAAGGCATTTTCCACCTGATACCTGTCCAGGCTGGCCTTGACG comes from Desulfoplanes formicivorans and encodes:
- a CDS encoding ABC transporter ATP-binding protein; the encoded protein is MKNKTKPDHIQSLYLARRVAGYFFKYKFRIILSFISLAIVAACTAGTAFLVKPALDNIFIEKDETSLLFIPILLVVMFALKGFFMFLQKYEMNYCGLKVLEELRNELYAKIICLPTSFFNESQVGMLMSRVVNDVTLIRNSMPEFIRMIRQGITMVGLIGLVIYRDPYLAFWALLVLPLTAWPFVFFGKKLRKIGRKNQKQIATITSLLQETFNGLSVVKAFAAEKLENKKFEEKNAGLVKIAVRGVKYNEMSSPIMELIGAVGMGLVIWYGGSQVIAGKSTPGTFFSFMTGLIMLYEPFKSINSANLSIQRALAGAERVFEILDSKTINVETQGHTVYDHHFQSLCFDHVTFAYPGTEEPALQDITLDIKAGERVAIVGSSGSGKTTLAGLIPRFHDPQTGQILLNNTPLTEFTLESLRKGIGIVSQDAFLFNASIAENIAYSQTNIDPHQIIQAAQAAYAHGFIQELPDGYDTIVGERGVKLSGGQKQRITIARAILKNPSLLIMDEATSALDTESESIVQKALDNLMQGRTSIVIAHRLSTVISADRIVVMNRGEIMDVGKHEELLQRCGVYANLYRIQFESSKADITHQK